A single genomic interval of Mycobacterium sp. DL592 harbors:
- a CDS encoding SDR family oxidoreductase has translation MAGQGAQATVFITGAAAGIGRATALTFARNGYRVGGYDVDVAGLQALHDEITGLGGDVTTARLDVTNADDWSEQLSAFTGPSGRLDILVNNAGVLTEGAFADVPLATHRRMIDINVYGALTGLHVAFPYLRDTPNSQVVNMCSASALYGQPELATYSATKFALRALTEALELEWRPHGIRVMAMWPLFVQTAMTDGVETGSTKSLGVNLKPDDVAKAVFAATQSRRRLLPKVHFAVGRQTRFLASLSQVSPNWTQRLMTKKLTRS, from the coding sequence GTGGCCGGCCAGGGCGCGCAGGCGACCGTGTTCATCACCGGCGCCGCGGCCGGCATCGGGCGTGCGACAGCGCTGACCTTCGCCCGCAACGGCTATCGCGTGGGCGGTTACGACGTCGACGTCGCCGGCCTGCAAGCACTACACGACGAGATCACCGGCCTCGGCGGCGATGTCACGACCGCCCGGCTCGACGTCACCAACGCCGATGACTGGTCCGAGCAGCTCAGCGCATTCACCGGCCCCTCGGGCCGGCTCGACATCCTGGTCAACAACGCCGGCGTGCTCACCGAAGGAGCGTTCGCCGACGTTCCGCTGGCGACACACCGGCGAATGATCGACATCAACGTCTACGGCGCCCTGACCGGACTGCACGTGGCGTTTCCCTACCTGCGCGACACGCCGAACTCCCAGGTCGTCAATATGTGCTCGGCCTCGGCGCTCTACGGCCAGCCGGAACTCGCCACCTATTCCGCGACCAAATTCGCGCTGCGGGCGCTCACCGAAGCCCTGGAACTGGAGTGGCGTCCGCACGGGATCCGGGTCATGGCGATGTGGCCACTGTTCGTCCAGACCGCGATGACCGACGGCGTCGAGACCGGCAGCACCAAGTCACTGGGCGTCAACCTGAAACCCGACGATGTCGCCAAGGCGGTGTTCGCGGCAACCCAGAGCCGCCGCCGACTGCTACCCAAGGTGCACTTCGCAGTCGGCAGACAGACCCGATTCCTGGCCAGCCTGTCGCAGGTCTCCCCGAACTGGACGCAGCGGCTGATGACCAAGAAGCTGACGCGCAGCTAG
- a CDS encoding DUF1330 domain-containing protein, whose protein sequence is MPKGYVILTEEIKDPEGMKAYGRAAGAAMGNVTILAVDANPQLLEGSWHGHQTVVLEFESVEAAQAWYDSDAYRAARELRHAAAYTNAVIVSGFPGR, encoded by the coding sequence ATGCCGAAGGGCTACGTCATCTTGACCGAGGAGATCAAAGACCCGGAGGGCATGAAGGCCTACGGCCGTGCCGCGGGTGCTGCGATGGGCAACGTCACGATCCTGGCCGTCGACGCCAATCCCCAACTGCTGGAGGGCAGCTGGCATGGCCACCAGACCGTGGTGCTGGAGTTCGAGTCGGTGGAGGCAGCCCAGGCCTGGTACGACTCGGACGCCTACCGGGCCGCCCGCGAACTGCGGCATGCCGCCGCCTACACCAACGCGGTGATCGTTTCGGGCTTTCCCGGCCGGTAG
- a CDS encoding acetoacetate--CoA ligase, producing MPRTDGPTGTEPQWREFAATTAAHHGAPAGDYAALWQWSVDHPAPFWRAVWEHFDVRAHSGPQPGDAGVLADATMPGARWFPGVTLNYVDQILRHTSSRTGAAIVGIDEDGSRTVIDWSELAGRVGAVAAELRHRGVGAGDTVAGYLPDVAEAMIAFLATAAIGAVWSACGQDYAPQGAASRLAQLKPKVLFSVDGYRLNGRWIDKRSDTAELVDLLDGVQLVLLDSDAYLDLVAEPVAPEVTPVPFDHPLWVLFSSGTTGRPKGIVHGHGGVVLEHLKVVALHANLGPDDVFFWHTALSWMMWNFRIAGLLCGSTVVCYSGHPLYPDADRLWQLLEDEDVSYFGTSPGHLLACRKAGLHPGATHDLSRLTTIGSTGSPLPAELFDWVHDEVGEHVAVSSISGGTDVVTAFAGGTAGLPVIAGELTVRYLGVGLHSWSPKREQLIGEVGEMVITTPMPSMPVGFWNDDDGSRYRAAYFDHDWADGVADDVWRHGDWVTVTDHGSLIIHGRSDATLNRHGIRMGSADIYEVVEAIDAVTEAFVLGIDGPDGAYWMPLFVTLAEGRELDDELVGTIRSAIRTRLSPRHVPDDVIAAPGIPHTRTGKKLEVPVTAIMAGHSDVSLDPRSVDNPELIEWYAELGRAHTW from the coding sequence GTGCCGCGCACAGACGGGCCCACGGGCACCGAACCGCAGTGGAGAGAGTTCGCCGCCACCACCGCCGCGCACCACGGCGCACCCGCCGGGGACTACGCGGCGCTGTGGCAGTGGTCGGTGGATCACCCGGCCCCGTTCTGGCGCGCGGTCTGGGAGCACTTCGACGTTCGCGCGCACAGCGGCCCGCAGCCCGGCGACGCGGGCGTGCTGGCCGACGCGACGATGCCCGGCGCGCGCTGGTTTCCCGGCGTCACGCTCAACTACGTCGACCAGATCCTGCGGCACACGTCGTCTCGCACCGGAGCCGCCATCGTCGGAATCGATGAGGACGGCAGCCGCACCGTGATCGACTGGTCCGAGCTGGCCGGCCGCGTCGGCGCGGTGGCCGCCGAACTGCGCCATCGTGGCGTCGGCGCGGGCGACACCGTCGCCGGATACCTTCCCGACGTGGCCGAGGCGATGATCGCCTTCCTGGCGACGGCCGCGATCGGTGCGGTGTGGTCGGCGTGCGGGCAGGACTATGCACCGCAGGGCGCCGCGTCGCGGCTGGCACAACTGAAGCCCAAGGTGCTGTTCAGCGTCGACGGGTACCGGCTCAACGGCCGCTGGATCGACAAGCGTTCCGACACCGCCGAACTGGTCGACCTGCTCGACGGCGTGCAGCTGGTGCTGCTCGACAGCGACGCGTACCTCGATCTGGTCGCCGAGCCCGTCGCCCCCGAAGTGACACCGGTGCCGTTCGACCATCCGCTGTGGGTGTTGTTCAGCTCCGGCACCACCGGCCGACCCAAGGGCATCGTCCACGGTCACGGCGGGGTGGTGCTCGAGCACCTCAAAGTTGTTGCGCTGCATGCGAACCTCGGTCCCGATGACGTCTTCTTCTGGCACACCGCGTTGAGCTGGATGATGTGGAACTTCCGCATCGCCGGGCTGCTGTGCGGATCCACCGTGGTCTGCTACAGCGGCCACCCGCTGTATCCCGATGCCGACCGGTTGTGGCAGCTCCTCGAGGACGAGGACGTCAGCTACTTCGGGACGAGCCCCGGCCATCTGCTGGCCTGCCGCAAGGCGGGGCTGCATCCCGGCGCCACCCATGACCTGAGCCGGCTGACCACCATCGGTAGCACCGGATCACCGCTGCCGGCAGAGCTTTTCGACTGGGTGCACGACGAGGTGGGCGAGCACGTCGCGGTGTCGTCGATCAGCGGCGGCACCGACGTGGTCACCGCGTTCGCCGGCGGTACGGCGGGGCTGCCGGTGATCGCCGGCGAGCTGACCGTCCGATACCTCGGCGTGGGACTGCACAGCTGGTCGCCCAAACGCGAACAACTCATCGGCGAGGTGGGCGAGATGGTGATCACCACCCCGATGCCGTCGATGCCTGTCGGATTCTGGAACGACGACGACGGATCACGCTATCGGGCAGCGTATTTCGACCATGACTGGGCCGACGGAGTTGCAGACGACGTGTGGCGCCACGGCGACTGGGTGACCGTCACCGACCACGGCTCCCTGATCATCCACGGCCGCAGCGACGCGACATTGAACCGGCACGGCATCCGGATGGGCTCGGCCGATATCTACGAGGTCGTCGAAGCCATCGACGCCGTGACCGAGGCCTTCGTCCTCGGCATCGACGGGCCCGACGGCGCGTACTGGATGCCGCTGTTCGTCACCCTGGCCGAGGGCCGGGAACTCGACGACGAACTCGTCGGCACCATCCGCTCGGCCATCCGGACCAGGCTGTCGCCGCGTCATGTCCCCGACGACGTCATCGCCGCGCCGGGTATCCCGCACACCCGCACCGGCAAGAAGCTCGAGGTGCCGGTCACCGCGATCATGGCCGGGCACAGCGACGTGTCGCTGGATCCCCGCTCGGTCGACAACCCTGAGCTCATCGAGTGGTACGCCGAGCTGGGCCGCGCCCACACCTGGTGA
- a CDS encoding methylmalonyl-CoA mutase family protein, which translates to MDYQSHTSSGIPLKPVYGPADRSCDPPVPGEFPFTRGNFSSGYRGRLWTFRQYSGFGTAEESNRRYRYLLDQGGTGLSVALDLPTQCGYDSDDPEYGEEVGRVGVAVDTLADAEILFDGIPLDQISTSFTINGTAAILLAFYVAAAEKKGVPRAKLTGTIQNDILKEYASRGTWIWPPEPSLRLIADTIEFCAAEVPRFNAISVAGAHFRDAGANAVQEMAFTLADGVTYCDTVVQRGRMTIDQFAPQISFFFYTHGDFFEEIAKYRAGRRRWATIVRERYGAETDKAAMFRFGCVSGGASLYAPQAQNNLVRVAYEALASVLGGVQSMFTAAWDEPFALPSEESATLALRTQQVLAYETGVTRVADPLGGSYFVEALTDATEDRIIEIMADLERHGGMVRAIEDGYLQGLIADEAYKIHQEVESGERPVVGVNKFVTDEAAPDIDTYELDAEGRDLQLKRLSQVKAERDPAAVEAALAALSRGAEGDENLMRRLIDCANTYCTVGEMVSALKAVWGEFQQPVVF; encoded by the coding sequence ATGGACTACCAATCCCATACATCGTCGGGGATCCCGCTGAAGCCGGTGTACGGACCGGCCGACCGCTCCTGCGATCCTCCTGTGCCAGGCGAGTTCCCCTTCACCCGGGGCAACTTCTCGAGCGGCTACCGCGGGCGCTTGTGGACATTCCGCCAGTATTCCGGTTTCGGCACCGCCGAGGAATCGAACCGGCGCTACCGCTACCTGCTTGACCAGGGCGGTACGGGGCTGTCCGTGGCGCTGGATCTGCCCACGCAGTGCGGCTACGACTCCGACGATCCGGAGTACGGCGAAGAGGTCGGCCGCGTCGGCGTCGCCGTCGACACGCTGGCCGACGCCGAGATCCTGTTCGACGGCATCCCGCTGGACCAGATCAGCACCAGCTTCACCATCAACGGCACAGCGGCCATCCTGCTGGCCTTCTATGTCGCGGCCGCCGAGAAGAAGGGGGTGCCGCGCGCCAAGCTCACCGGCACCATCCAGAACGACATCCTCAAGGAGTACGCCTCCCGCGGCACCTGGATCTGGCCGCCGGAGCCCTCGCTGCGGCTGATCGCCGACACCATCGAGTTCTGCGCCGCCGAGGTGCCGCGGTTCAACGCGATCTCGGTGGCCGGTGCGCACTTCCGCGATGCCGGCGCCAACGCAGTCCAGGAGATGGCCTTCACCCTGGCTGACGGCGTCACCTACTGCGACACGGTGGTGCAGCGGGGGCGCATGACCATCGATCAGTTCGCGCCGCAGATCTCGTTCTTCTTCTACACCCACGGCGACTTCTTCGAGGAGATCGCCAAATACCGTGCGGGACGGCGACGGTGGGCCACCATCGTGCGCGAACGGTATGGCGCCGAGACGGACAAGGCGGCCATGTTCCGCTTCGGCTGTGTCTCCGGCGGTGCCTCGCTGTACGCGCCACAGGCGCAGAACAATCTGGTTCGGGTCGCCTACGAGGCGCTGGCCTCGGTGCTCGGTGGCGTCCAGTCGATGTTCACCGCGGCGTGGGACGAGCCGTTCGCCCTGCCCAGTGAGGAGTCCGCGACCTTGGCGCTGCGCACCCAGCAGGTCCTCGCCTATGAGACCGGGGTGACCCGGGTGGCCGATCCGCTGGGCGGCTCCTACTTCGTCGAGGCGCTCACCGATGCCACCGAGGACCGGATCATCGAGATCATGGCTGACCTCGAAAGGCACGGCGGTATGGTGCGCGCCATCGAGGACGGCTACCTGCAGGGGCTGATCGCCGACGAGGCCTACAAGATCCACCAGGAGGTCGAGTCGGGCGAGCGTCCGGTGGTCGGGGTGAACAAGTTCGTCACCGACGAGGCTGCACCCGACATCGACACCTACGAACTCGACGCCGAAGGCCGGGACCTGCAACTCAAGCGGCTCTCGCAGGTCAAGGCCGAGCGTGACCCGGCAGCTGTCGAGGCAGCACTGGCCGCACTGTCGCGGGGAGCCGAAGGGGATGAGAACCTGATGCGCCGGCTGATCGACTGTGCGAACACGTATTGCACTGTGGGCGAGATGGTTTCGGCGCTCAAGGCAGTGTGGGGCGAGTTCCAGCAACCGGTGGTGTTCTAG
- a CDS encoding cobalamin B12-binding domain-containing protein, translating into MTARILVAKPGLDGHDRGAKIVARALRDAGFEVIYTGIRQRIEDIVSIALQEDVAVVGLSILSGAHIALTKRTVDALREADAGDIAVIVGGTIPQSDVPKLTEVGAAAVFPTGTSLDDLVRDVRALTEKAGEAE; encoded by the coding sequence TTGACCGCACGCATTCTCGTCGCCAAGCCCGGTCTCGACGGGCACGACCGCGGCGCCAAGATCGTCGCGCGGGCCCTGCGTGACGCCGGGTTCGAAGTGATCTACACCGGAATCCGGCAGCGCATCGAGGACATTGTGTCGATCGCCCTGCAGGAGGACGTCGCGGTGGTCGGCCTGTCCATTCTGTCCGGCGCGCACATCGCACTGACCAAGCGGACCGTTGACGCGCTGCGCGAGGCCGACGCGGGGGATATCGCCGTCATCGTCGGCGGGACGATCCCGCAGAGCGACGTGCCGAAGCTGACCGAAGTCGGTGCGGCCGCAGTGTTTCCGACCGGGACGTCGCTGGACGACCTGGTGCGTGACGTGCGTGCGCTGACCGAGAAGGCGGGGGAGGCCGAATGA
- a CDS encoding LLM class F420-dependent oxidoreductase encodes MRLGVMIGAERGDMARKVTKLLEDIEWAESAGFDTAWMPQVPNDFDALTMVSLMGNRTSRIELGTAVVPLQAQHPVALARQALSVHAGAGGRLALGVGPSHHWIVHDMLGLPYEKPAAYTRDYLEVLNTALAGPGDVDVENDTFSVHNPTVLGADPPLPVLVAALGPVMLRIAGELTDGTVLWMADERAIGDHIAPRITKAAENAGRKAPRIVAGIPVCLCANSEIEAAKARANRILAEAETSPNYQKLLDRGDARDVGDLTAAGDEDAILARFRSFADAGVTDLSVRLLPIGETRDELIASKYRTREVISQLAAEIR; translated from the coding sequence ATGAGACTCGGCGTGATGATCGGTGCCGAGCGCGGCGATATGGCGCGCAAGGTCACCAAGCTCCTCGAGGACATCGAGTGGGCCGAGTCCGCAGGCTTCGACACCGCGTGGATGCCGCAGGTGCCCAATGACTTCGACGCGCTGACCATGGTGTCGCTGATGGGCAACCGGACCAGCCGCATCGAACTGGGCACCGCCGTGGTGCCCCTGCAGGCGCAACACCCGGTCGCGCTGGCCCGCCAGGCGCTGTCGGTACACGCTGGTGCCGGCGGGCGGCTGGCGCTGGGGGTGGGACCCTCGCATCACTGGATCGTCCACGACATGCTGGGCCTTCCCTACGAGAAGCCCGCCGCCTACACCCGCGACTACCTCGAGGTGCTCAACACCGCGCTGGCCGGCCCGGGCGACGTCGACGTCGAGAACGACACCTTCAGTGTGCACAATCCGACTGTGCTGGGCGCAGATCCGCCGCTGCCCGTGCTCGTCGCCGCACTCGGTCCGGTGATGTTGCGGATCGCCGGCGAACTCACCGACGGCACGGTGCTGTGGATGGCAGACGAGCGGGCGATCGGCGACCACATCGCCCCGCGCATCACCAAGGCCGCCGAGAACGCCGGGCGCAAAGCGCCGCGCATCGTCGCCGGCATCCCGGTGTGCCTGTGCGCGAACTCCGAGATCGAGGCCGCCAAGGCACGTGCCAACCGCATCCTGGCCGAGGCCGAGACGTCACCGAACTATCAGAAGCTGCTCGACCGCGGTGACGCCCGCGACGTCGGGGACCTGACCGCAGCCGGTGACGAGGACGCCATCCTGGCGCGGTTCCGGTCGTTCGCCGACGCCGGGGTGACCGACCTGTCGGTGCGGCTGCTCCCGATCGGGGAGACCCGCGACGAACTGATCGCCTCGAAATATCGGACCCGCGAGGTGATTTCGCAGCTGGCTGCCGAAATCCGATGA
- a CDS encoding CaiB/BaiF CoA-transferase family protein, with product MSGPLAGIRIVEVGSMLAGPYATMMLADLGAEVIKVEAPGGEISRQVGDSYFASLNRNKRSICLDLGSEAGQRTLGQLAADSHALLVNMKPSVIKKLGLTYEALRRHNERIVCVAITGFGLDGGDYPAFDYVIQAATGVAAMTGDPDGPPVLPGYSSVDNSTALTAALGLLAMIVSGQGGQVEVSLRDVMLSQLNYKASAYLNDGVHPRRHPFGAHSFYVPAQLFPTAEGYLALFITHDGFWRSFAAEAGIEGFPTMAQRSARRDEVLDIVTRALAGDTAAGWEARLRPLGIPAAAVRSLPEALEATPDAVVSAGEYRLVASPVKVTGYRPDYRPPPRLDEFGAAQSS from the coding sequence ATGAGCGGGCCATTGGCGGGTATCCGCATCGTCGAAGTCGGCTCCATGCTGGCCGGGCCGTATGCCACCATGATGTTGGCCGATCTCGGGGCCGAGGTCATCAAAGTCGAGGCGCCCGGCGGTGAGATCTCCCGCCAGGTGGGCGACAGTTACTTCGCCAGCCTGAACCGCAACAAGCGCAGCATCTGCCTGGACCTCGGTTCCGAAGCGGGCCAACGCACACTCGGTCAACTGGCCGCAGACTCACACGCGCTGCTGGTCAACATGAAACCGTCGGTCATCAAGAAGCTCGGCCTCACCTACGAGGCGCTGCGCCGGCACAACGAACGCATTGTCTGCGTGGCGATCACCGGATTCGGGCTCGACGGCGGCGACTACCCGGCCTTCGACTACGTCATCCAGGCCGCCACCGGGGTGGCGGCGATGACCGGCGATCCGGACGGGCCGCCTGTGCTGCCGGGCTATTCGTCGGTCGACAACTCCACCGCGCTGACCGCGGCGCTGGGCCTGCTGGCGATGATCGTGTCCGGCCAGGGCGGGCAGGTCGAGGTGTCGCTGCGCGACGTGATGCTCTCTCAGCTCAACTACAAGGCGTCGGCCTATCTCAACGACGGCGTCCACCCGCGCCGCCACCCGTTCGGGGCGCACTCGTTCTACGTTCCCGCCCAACTGTTTCCGACGGCCGAGGGTTACCTGGCGCTGTTCATCACCCACGACGGGTTCTGGCGGTCGTTCGCCGCCGAGGCCGGTATCGAGGGATTCCCGACGATGGCGCAGCGATCGGCCCGGCGCGACGAGGTCCTCGATATCGTCACCCGCGCCCTGGCCGGTGACACCGCGGCGGGCTGGGAAGCGCGGCTTCGGCCGCTGGGCATTCCGGCGGCCGCGGTGCGGTCGCTCCCGGAGGCACTCGAGGCCACCCCGGATGCCGTGGTGTCCGCGGGCGAGTACCGGCTGGTCGCCAGCCCGGTCAAGGTCACCGGCTACCGGCCCGACTACCGGCCGCCGCCGCGACTCGACGAGTTCGGCGCCGCTCAGTCGTCGTAG
- a CDS encoding 2Fe-2S iron-sulfur cluster-binding protein encodes MTSDSGIRGAVSVPADNPSADTVGTTATITLDGATVTLPVTAGETLLECARRGGLTPPYSCEAGNCGTCIATVTEGRVTMRVNDVLDAGEVADGLVLTCQGVPETSVAVTYDD; translated from the coding sequence ATGACGTCGGACAGCGGAATCCGGGGCGCGGTGTCCGTTCCCGCTGACAATCCCTCTGCCGATACCGTCGGCACCACGGCGACGATCACGCTCGACGGCGCCACCGTGACACTTCCGGTGACCGCGGGCGAGACGCTGCTGGAGTGCGCCCGCCGCGGCGGCCTCACCCCGCCCTACAGCTGTGAAGCGGGCAACTGCGGAACCTGCATCGCGACGGTGACCGAAGGCCGGGTGACCATGCGGGTGAACGACGTGCTCGACGCCGGCGAGGTCGCCGACGGACTGGTGCTGACCTGCCAGGGCGTCCCCGAGACATCGGTGGCCGTCACCTACGACGACTGA
- a CDS encoding class I adenylate-forming enzyme family protein: MTDTTVLAFEDRTYTRSQLDAESAGLAGTLARRGVRAGGRVAVMSSNRPEFVVAVQAIWRLGAAAVLLSPAWKTAEVSHALAVTAAGHAVGDSPVLAELMPMVHLDDPIVAADAQPATPDPDTDAVLVFSSGTTGMPKAVRHTHRSLSAAVRHWRTALGVTTTDRMQVVTPPSHILGLLNILTVLDAGAWMRLHRRFDIDAMLRHIAEDRITIEMAVAPIALAIASHPDLKNYDLSSLRYIMWCATPVTRSVADEVTARTGVGWISAYGTSEVPVIACCPLGEPRLDTVGRPVPGVDVRIADSGEIQVRSESAMAGYLPDSETAAVLRDGWYRTGDIGHLDDYGWLRITDRLKEMVKVRGFQVAPAEVEAVLHGHPAVRDCAVFGVADGLDGEAVIAAVATAHPVTADELTDLVAERLASYKRPRDIVFVPEIPRLPSGKALRRVLKEQYGRTSHR, translated from the coding sequence ATGACCGACACGACGGTACTTGCGTTCGAGGATCGCACATACACACGCTCTCAGCTCGACGCCGAATCCGCCGGTCTGGCCGGGACTTTGGCCCGACGAGGTGTCCGGGCCGGCGGGCGGGTGGCCGTGATGTCCTCGAACCGACCGGAATTCGTCGTCGCCGTCCAGGCGATCTGGCGGCTGGGGGCCGCGGCGGTGCTGCTCAGCCCGGCCTGGAAGACCGCCGAGGTCAGCCATGCGTTGGCGGTGACCGCCGCCGGCCACGCAGTTGGTGACAGTCCGGTACTCGCCGAGCTGATGCCGATGGTGCACCTCGACGACCCGATCGTCGCGGCCGACGCGCAGCCTGCGACACCGGATCCCGACACCGATGCGGTGCTGGTCTTCAGTTCGGGAACCACCGGTATGCCCAAGGCGGTTCGCCATACCCACCGCTCGCTGTCGGCCGCTGTCCGGCATTGGCGCACCGCATTGGGTGTGACAACGACCGATCGCATGCAGGTCGTCACGCCGCCGTCGCACATCCTCGGTCTGCTCAACATCCTGACCGTCCTCGATGCGGGGGCCTGGATGCGTCTGCACCGGCGCTTCGACATCGATGCGATGTTGCGGCACATCGCCGAGGACCGCATCACCATCGAGATGGCGGTCGCCCCGATCGCGCTGGCGATCGCGTCGCACCCGGACCTGAAGAACTACGACCTGTCCTCGCTGCGCTACATCATGTGGTGCGCGACGCCCGTCACCCGCAGTGTCGCCGACGAGGTGACTGCCAGGACCGGCGTTGGCTGGATATCGGCCTACGGCACCAGCGAGGTTCCGGTGATCGCGTGCTGCCCACTCGGCGAGCCGCGACTGGACACCGTCGGGAGGCCCGTCCCCGGCGTGGACGTCCGTATCGCGGACTCCGGTGAGATCCAGGTCCGTTCGGAATCGGCCATGGCTGGCTATCTTCCGGACAGCGAGACGGCCGCGGTGCTGCGCGACGGCTGGTACCGGACCGGCGACATCGGCCATCTCGACGATTACGGCTGGTTGCGCATCACCGACCGGCTCAAGGAGATGGTCAAGGTGCGCGGTTTCCAGGTCGCGCCCGCCGAGGTCGAGGCGGTGCTGCACGGCCATCCGGCGGTGCGGGACTGCGCGGTGTTCGGCGTTGCCGACGGACTCGACGGCGAGGCGGTGATCGCCGCCGTGGCCACCGCGCACCCGGTGACCGCCGACGAGCTGACGGACCTCGTCGCCGAACGGCTGGCCTCCTACAAGCGCCCCCGCGACATCGTGTTCGTCCCCGAAATCCCGCGCCTGCCTTCAGGTAAGGCGCTGCGGCGAGTTCTGAAGGAGCAGTATGGACGTACGTCTCACCGATGA
- a CDS encoding acyl-CoA dehydrogenase family protein, translated as MDVRLTDEQQQLRDAAAKLADDLGLGSVADLDDEIRRARLDKTVESTGWRCLRTDGASGVEVAIVAEEFARGLVDVPYLGPVLADDLHRLLGRAPQRAETGRGGVDLTGSLAGVVESPPELADLGDEDADRWYALALTVTSAELVGAARGALTLATEYAKVRAQYGATIGSYQAVGHLLAEGLALIEGSVSVLRHAAWAVDELPSCEAVEAAKVAKIYCARAALTVCETSIQVHGGIGNTWECLAHVYLRRVLAVTETWPVKLKELTIGLS; from the coding sequence ATGGACGTACGTCTCACCGATGAGCAACAGCAGCTGCGTGACGCGGCGGCCAAACTGGCCGACGACCTCGGTCTGGGCTCGGTTGCCGACCTCGACGACGAGATCCGGCGGGCGCGGCTGGACAAGACCGTCGAGTCCACCGGCTGGCGCTGCCTGCGCACTGACGGTGCCTCCGGTGTCGAGGTGGCGATCGTGGCCGAGGAGTTCGCCCGCGGCCTGGTCGATGTCCCGTACCTGGGTCCGGTTCTGGCCGACGATCTGCACCGGCTGCTCGGCCGGGCGCCGCAGCGGGCCGAGACCGGGCGCGGCGGCGTCGATCTGACGGGAAGCCTTGCCGGAGTGGTCGAATCGCCGCCTGAGCTGGCCGACCTCGGGGATGAGGACGCCGACCGCTGGTACGCGCTGGCATTGACGGTGACGTCTGCGGAGCTGGTGGGCGCCGCGCGCGGTGCGCTCACGCTGGCCACCGAGTACGCCAAAGTCCGCGCACAGTACGGCGCGACGATCGGTTCCTATCAGGCGGTGGGGCACCTGCTCGCCGAGGGCCTGGCTCTCATCGAGGGCTCGGTCAGCGTGCTGCGGCACGCGGCCTGGGCGGTCGACGAGCTACCGTCGTGCGAGGCGGTCGAGGCAGCCAAGGTCGCCAAGATCTATTGCGCGCGCGCCGCTTTGACGGTGTGCGAGACGTCGATCCAGGTTCATGGTGGTATCGGCAACACCTGGGAATGCCTGGCGCACGTGTACCTGCGCCGGGTGCTGGCCGTCACCGAGACATGGCCAGTCAAGCTGAAGGAGTTGACCATTGGACTTTCGTGA
- a CDS encoding acyl-CoA dehydrogenase family protein — protein sequence MDFRDSPDEAAFRDRLRGWLTEQKGKFPTSGDAYWAKAGEWHQALYAAGFFGTSWPTKYGGQDLPPVFDVIVDEEIAKAGAPARPSLGYLVVGLSAHGSEELRERFLPGMINGTERWCQGFSEPGAGSDLASLSTTATLDGDEYVIDGHKVWTSYSDVADWCLVLARTDKSVAKHKGISAFIVSMHQPGIVQRPLKMISGVTKEFGQVEFDGARVPAANMVGAPGDGWKLAMTVVSHEREPSTLGFSARYGKLVRQLASRVDGEVPDELSWAWVQTEMLRLHVRRRLSEQLDGLKHGPDGSLDKLLMTWTEQAVGHAALATVGTGDEELLGAYLYSRAQSVMGGTSQIQKNIIAGRILGLGI from the coding sequence TTGGACTTTCGTGACTCGCCGGACGAAGCGGCCTTCCGGGACCGGTTGCGCGGCTGGCTGACCGAACAGAAGGGGAAGTTCCCGACGTCCGGTGACGCCTACTGGGCCAAAGCGGGGGAGTGGCATCAGGCCCTCTACGCGGCCGGCTTCTTCGGTACCTCGTGGCCGACGAAGTATGGCGGACAGGACCTTCCGCCGGTGTTCGACGTCATTGTCGACGAGGAGATCGCCAAGGCCGGGGCGCCTGCCCGGCCCAGTCTCGGTTACCTGGTGGTGGGGCTCAGCGCGCATGGCAGCGAGGAACTGCGCGAACGGTTCCTGCCTGGGATGATCAACGGTACCGAACGCTGGTGCCAGGGCTTCTCCGAGCCGGGGGCCGGCTCCGACCTGGCGTCGCTGAGCACCACCGCGACACTCGACGGCGACGAGTACGTCATCGACGGCCACAAGGTGTGGACCAGCTACTCCGACGTCGCCGACTGGTGTCTCGTGCTGGCCCGCACCGACAAGAGTGTGGCCAAGCACAAGGGCATTTCGGCGTTCATCGTCTCGATGCACCAGCCGGGTATCGTCCAGCGGCCGTTGAAGATGATCAGCGGTGTCACCAAGGAGTTCGGCCAGGTCGAGTTCGACGGTGCCCGGGTGCCGGCGGCGAACATGGTGGGCGCGCCGGGTGACGGCTGGAAGCTGGCGATGACGGTGGTCAGCCACGAGCGGGAGCCCTCCACACTCGGCTTCTCCGCGCGGTACGGAAAGCTGGTGCGGCAGTTGGCCTCGCGCGTCGACGGTGAGGTTCCCGACGAGTTGTCCTGGGCGTGGGTGCAGACCGAGATGCTGCGGCTGCACGTGCGCCGGCGGCTCTCCGAGCAACTCGACGGGCTCAAGCACGGCCCCGACGGCTCACTGGACAAACTGTTGATGACATGGACCGAGCAGGCCGTCGGACATGCCGCACTGGCCACCGTCGGCACCGGCGACGAGGAGTTGCTCGGCGCCTACCTCTACAGCCGCGCCCAAAGTGTCATGGGCGGCACATCGCAGATTCAGAAGAACATCATCGCGGGCCGGATATTGGGATTGGGGATTTAG